In the genome of Spirochaetia bacterium, one region contains:
- a CDS encoding DEAD/DEAH box helicase family protein, producing the protein MLSEDEKQKLHRLLKPIQDKRLIEFIENELFSNEQYHSKLRAIIQPQISKVSLNNIQFHEKGKVSEKAVCHSSSTASKIALYKSLFRGRNDVFALKWKNDKSGKSGYSPVCKNKWAFGLCDMKHVPCSKCLHHEPVPLDNLSIYHHLRGDDPLCRDVVGLYPLLPDASCWFLALDFDEKDWKDTCTILRNICKDLHIPAGFEISRSGNGVHIWFFFDKPIPAEKARSFGSALLRYAMSQHHSISFASFDRMFPNQNTVPKGGYGNLIALPLQGQAVKQGHSVFVDASFTPYPDQWVFLSSLQRSTAEKIEQATQTCIEKTDPMPKKLQTSTPKASGQYTCPVSDFPSSVTLIFSNVIHIPKSGISERALSMLRRTAVFSNPEFYRAERMRMSVRNKPRFIDCSEETDDELLLPRGCMGKVTDYLTEKEVPYHIDDKRQVGHTVNVHFTGNLHPEQKEALEALLPFENGILSAGTGFGKTVTATALIAKRKVNTLIIVPTMALLLQWEKAIQRFLNLKPGMIGGGKDTSKGLIDIAIRQSLLEKDAEDVVIAKNLVRKYGMVLVDECHHVSAFSFELLIKALPARYIYGLTATPIRRDGHQPILFMECGPLRYQFDAKKLADMQGLTRYLVPRFTSFNVLEEHPDHQPSITEYYQKLAVHTYRNDLILKDVRLAVSQGRTPLVLSERVAHISWLAEQLKDDADAVISITGKGSAKEKRMALERLESVPPSHSLIVLATGRYIGEGFDGPRLDTLFLTMPISWKGVLFQYCGRLHRTSEHKKEVSIYDYVDFHVPLLERMYQRRLKGYVQMGYSISSSHDSTTSESTSDTRWFMGNQYVKNFEEDLETVKNQLIISSPKLDTTAVTRFITSAMPLMEKGIRIFVLTYGYPDKLQIPAHKKALVDRLSSTGIVVRQIVGLSQRCAVIDTHIVWYGSTNILGPWTEDDCCMRFENNAIASEMESLWNTAKDTSSD; encoded by the coding sequence ATGCTCTCTGAAGATGAAAAACAGAAATTGCATAGGTTACTCAAGCCAATTCAAGACAAAAGGCTCATCGAATTCATTGAAAATGAACTCTTCAGCAATGAGCAATATCATAGTAAGCTTAGAGCCATCATACAGCCTCAAATATCCAAAGTGTCACTCAATAATATACAGTTTCATGAGAAAGGAAAAGTATCTGAAAAGGCCGTGTGCCATTCCAGTTCCACAGCAAGTAAGATAGCCTTATATAAGTCCCTATTCCGTGGTAGGAATGACGTATTTGCCCTCAAATGGAAAAATGACAAGTCTGGAAAAAGCGGTTACTCACCTGTCTGCAAGAACAAATGGGCCTTTGGCCTATGCGATATGAAGCATGTTCCATGCTCAAAATGTCTTCACCATGAGCCTGTACCATTGGATAATCTTTCCATCTATCATCATCTACGAGGAGATGATCCTCTCTGCCGTGATGTCGTCGGTCTCTATCCACTTCTTCCTGATGCTTCCTGTTGGTTCCTTGCACTGGACTTTGATGAAAAAGACTGGAAAGATACGTGTACCATACTAAGAAACATCTGTAAAGATCTGCATATTCCTGCAGGTTTTGAAATCTCACGTTCCGGAAACGGTGTCCACATCTGGTTCTTCTTTGATAAACCAATTCCTGCTGAAAAAGCAAGGAGCTTTGGCTCGGCATTGCTTCGCTATGCCATGAGCCAGCATCATTCCATCTCCTTTGCTTCCTTTGACCGCATGTTCCCGAACCAAAACACTGTTCCCAAAGGCGGGTATGGCAATCTGATTGCCCTACCTCTGCAAGGACAGGCAGTCAAGCAAGGGCATTCCGTATTCGTAGATGCATCGTTCACTCCTTATCCAGACCAATGGGTCTTCCTTTCATCTTTACAGAGATCAACAGCTGAAAAAATCGAACAAGCAACACAGACCTGCATCGAAAAAACCGATCCCATGCCAAAGAAGCTCCAAACTTCTACTCCAAAGGCCTCAGGACAATATACTTGTCCTGTTTCCGATTTTCCTTCATCAGTCACTTTGATATTTTCAAACGTAATCCATATTCCGAAGTCCGGCATCAGTGAAAGGGCCTTGAGCATGCTGAGACGTACGGCAGTGTTCTCCAACCCGGAATTCTATCGAGCAGAAAGGATGAGAATGTCGGTACGGAACAAACCACGTTTCATTGATTGCTCTGAAGAAACAGATGATGAGCTCCTGCTTCCCAGGGGATGCATGGGAAAGGTTACCGACTATCTTACAGAGAAAGAAGTTCCTTATCACATTGATGACAAGCGTCAAGTTGGACATACGGTCAATGTCCACTTCACAGGAAATCTACATCCAGAACAGAAAGAGGCCTTAGAAGCCCTTCTTCCATTCGAAAACGGGATACTATCTGCTGGTACAGGCTTTGGGAAAACAGTAACAGCTACAGCTCTCATTGCAAAACGAAAAGTCAACACGCTTATCATCGTACCTACCATGGCCTTGCTTCTGCAATGGGAAAAAGCAATACAACGTTTTCTTAACCTGAAACCAGGAATGATTGGAGGTGGCAAAGACACTTCCAAAGGACTCATCGATATCGCTATCAGGCAGTCTTTGCTCGAAAAGGATGCTGAAGATGTAGTAATAGCGAAAAATCTAGTCAGAAAGTATGGCATGGTACTGGTAGATGAATGCCACCATGTATCAGCCTTCAGCTTTGAGCTCCTGATCAAGGCCCTTCCTGCCCGCTATATCTACGGTCTTACGGCAACTCCTATTCGTAGGGATGGACACCAACCCATCCTGTTCATGGAATGTGGCCCGCTACGGTACCAGTTTGACGCAAAGAAACTTGCAGATATGCAAGGCCTGACCCGGTATCTTGTACCTCGGTTTACGTCGTTCAATGTCTTGGAAGAGCATCCTGACCATCAGCCAAGCATTACTGAATATTATCAAAAGCTGGCGGTACATACCTACCGCAATGATTTGATCCTGAAGGATGTCAGGCTTGCGGTTTCCCAGGGAAGGACCCCGCTGGTCCTGTCAGAACGGGTTGCCCATATCTCATGGCTTGCTGAACAGCTTAAGGATGATGCTGATGCTGTCATCAGCATCACAGGAAAAGGATCGGCAAAAGAAAAGCGTATGGCTTTGGAACGTCTTGAATCAGTTCCACCTAGCCATTCGCTTATCGTCCTTGCTACAGGAAGATACATCGGAGAAGGCTTTGATGGTCCTCGGCTCGATACCTTGTTCCTTACGATGCCGATTTCATGGAAGGGGGTACTGTTCCAGTACTGCGGACGTCTGCATCGTACTTCTGAACATAAAAAGGAAGTCAGCATCTATGATTACGTAGACTTCCATGTTCCACTACTGGAGAGGATGTATCAAAGGCGTCTGAAGGGTTACGTCCAAATGGGATATTCCATTTCATCTTCACATGACAGTACTACTTCAGAAAGTACTTCTGATACCAGGTGGTTCATGGGTAACCAGTATGTCAAAAACTTTGAAGAAGACCTGGAAACGGTAAAGAACCAGCTTATCATTTCAAGTCCAAAGTTAGACACTACAGCTGTAACACGTTTCATAACATCAGCTATGCCTTTGATGGAAAAAGGCATCAGGATATTCGTCCTTACCTACGGTTATCCGGACAAACTCCAGATACCCGCTCATAAGAAAGCTCTCGTTGACAGACTTAGCTCAACAGGAATAGTAGTACGACAAATCGTGGGTCTTTCCCAACGGTGTGCCGTCATAGATACTCACATCGTCTGGTATGGCAGCACGAATATCCTAGGTCCTTGGACTGAAGACGATTGCTGCATGAGATTTGAAAACAATGCCATTGCCTCAGAGATGGAAAGCCTTTGGAATACCGCCAAAGATACTTCGTCCGACTGA